Genomic segment of Streptomyces longhuiensis:
AGTCCCAGTTGTCCCGCTCCCGTGGCAGGTAGCCGCCGCGTTCCAGGATCAGGATCCGTTTGCCGGTAGGGGCCAGCCGGTGGGCGAGCGTACCGCCGCCCGCTCCCGTACCGATGACGATGACGTCGTAGTGCTGATCGTCGGCCATGAGAGGGTCCCCGTTCCAGGAGTCGTCGATGGTGTGCGGGTCGGCCGCCACGGCCGCCGGCACCGGGGTCACAGGACGGCGACCGGGTTGACCGGCGAGCCGGTGGCGTCCGGCAGTCTCAGCGGGGCGATCACGCAGAGGAACGACCAGCGCCCCTCGGCCTCGCAGATCGGTACCAGGTCCTCGAACTGCAGGTAGTCCAGCAACTGGAGGCCCATGGCGTGGACCGCCAGCACATGCACGGGGAAGTCGACGCCCTCGGTGGAGCTCGGGGCGGTGTCGTTGTTCCCGTCGCCGCCGAGCACGGCGACCCTCCGGTCTGCGAGGAACTCCAGCGCGGACGGGTGGAGCCCGGCGCGCGCGTGTGCCGCGTCCCACGGTCCGAGTTCGGCGCGGCGCCGGCGGTGGCCGACGCGGACGAAGAGCAGGTCGCCTTCTGTGACGCGGAGGTGCTGGGCGGTCTCGGCCGCGGCGAGGTCGTCGGCGGTCACGTGATCACCCGGTTCGAGCCAGGGCACGCCGCGCAGCCGCGGGATGTCCAACAGCACGCCGCGTCCGACGATCCCGTCGCGCGCCGCATCGATGGAGAGCGCCGTCGCCCCGCCCGCTGTGATGCTGCTCGCGGGCACGCCGCCGTGCAGTGTGCCGTCGTAGATCACGTGGCAGAGGGCGTCGATGTGGCTGTCGGCGTCGCCGTGCACGTTCATCGCGAAGCTGTCCATCGCGAAGTGGAGCCCGCGGGAGGTGTCTTCCTCCGGCTGCCCGATCATCCGGTGCTCGGCGGGCTCCGGATTGTCCGGGCCGGGCACCGTGTCCACCGGCGCGGCGAGCGTGACCGTCCGGCCTGTCCGCACCTCGCGGGCCGCGGCGAGCACCCGGGCAGGAGTCAGCGCGACCAGAGCACCCCGGTCACCGGCGGCCCAGGCGGTGCGCGAGCGCAGCTGGCGGTACAGCGCGCCGAACTCGTCGTCGGTCAGCCGTGGCGGTCCTGCCGGACGGGCGTGCGTGACCATGGGTCAGCGCCCGCTCTCCGCGTCGAGCGCCTCGTCGAGGGTGGTGGCCGCCATGATGAGCGACAGATGCGTGAACGCCTGCGGGAAGTTGCCCAGTTGCTCCCCGCTCGGGCCGATCTCCTCGGCGAAGAGCCCGACGTGGTTGGCGTGGGTCTGCATCTTCTCGAACGTGTAGCGGGCCTGGGGCAGCCGTCCCGCCCGGGCCAGCGCGTCGACGTAGAGGAAGGTGCACAGACTGAAGGTGCCCTCCGAGCCGCGCAGCCCGTCCGGCGATGCCGCCGGGTCGTAGCGGTAGACGAGGCTGTCGGAGACGAGTTTGCGGTCCATCGCGTCGAGGGTGGCCAGCCAGGTCGGGTCCCGGGGGGCGATGAACTGGACCCTCGGCATGAGCAGCAGGGAGGCGTCCAGGACGTCGCCGCCGTAGTGCTGGACGAAGGCGCCCTCCTGCTCGCTCCAGCCGCGTTCCATGACCTGCTCCAGGATGGTGTCCCTCGCGCTGCGCCACTTCTGCACGTCGGCGGGCCTGCGGAAGTGCTCGGCCAGGCGCAGCCCTTGGTCGAAGGCGGCCCAGGACATCACCCGGCTGTAGGTGAAGTCCTGGCGGCCGCCGCGGGTCTCCCAGATGCCCTCGTCCGGCCGGTCCCATGCCTCGGCGAACCAGTCCAGCGTCCTGGCCAGGGTCTTCCAGCCCCGGTAGGTGGCCTGTTGCGCGACCTCACGGCCCTGGGACAACGCGTAGAGGGCCTCACCGTAGATGTCCAGCTGGAGCTGGTCGGCGGCTCC
This window contains:
- a CDS encoding cyclase family protein yields the protein MVTHARPAGPPRLTDDEFGALYRQLRSRTAWAAGDRGALVALTPARVLAAAREVRTGRTVTLAAPVDTVPGPDNPEPAEHRMIGQPEEDTSRGLHFAMDSFAMNVHGDADSHIDALCHVIYDGTLHGGVPASSITAGGATALSIDAARDGIVGRGVLLDIPRLRGVPWLEPGDHVTADDLAAAETAQHLRVTEGDLLFVRVGHRRRRAELGPWDAAHARAGLHPSALEFLADRRVAVLGGDGNNDTAPSSTEGVDFPVHVLAVHAMGLQLLDYLQFEDLVPICEAEGRWSFLCVIAPLRLPDATGSPVNPVAVL